A region of the Thermanaerothrix sp. genome:
ATAGCCTGCTTTGTCTTTTGGACATCTTTGATTTGCCAGTCCATGATCCGCTCTACCAGTCGTGGAAAGAGTCGGTGGAGATGATAAATGAGGGCACTTTCGGTATCCGCGAAAATATAGAATGATGAACTTGAAAGCTTTGCGATTACCCGCTGGGCTACCTGGTCGGGAGAAAGCAATCGGGCATTTCCGGCAATCCGGCGAGTTTCTGGAGGCTTGTATTGGTTTTCTTCGGCCAATTGGGGCGTATCCGTGTCAGGGGGGCAAAGTACCTGAACGGTGATACCATAGCGACGGGCTTCGGCCCGAAGGGTTTCCGAAAAGCCGATGACCC
Encoded here:
- a CDS encoding SDR family NAD(P)-dependent oxidoreductase; its protein translation is IHMARAVFPAMAQQGSGRIINVSSLAGLVGVFGYTAYGASKFGVIGFSETLRAEARRYGITVQVLCPPDTDTPQLAEENQYKPPETRRIAGNARLLSPDQVAQRVIAKLSSSSFYIFADTESALIYHLHRLFPRLVERIMDWQIKDVQKTKQAIPSKEK